Genomic DNA from Deinococcus sonorensis KR-87:
GCGATCGGCGCGATGCTCGCGCACAGCGTCGAGGTGGCGTCGGGCGTGCCGGAAGGGGCGGTGCGCTGGATCCTGTGCGGGGCGTTCGCGGTGTGTTACCTGTGCATGGCGGGACTGGAAGGCACCCTGGAGCCGGAGGACCCGCCACTGATCCCGTCTGGGCGGCTGGTGCTGCTCCGCGTGGGGACGGGGGCCGCGGCGCTGCTGGTGCCGCTGCTGCCCCTGCCGCTGTCAGGGGTGGTGGCCGCGCTGGTGGCACTGCACCTGGTGCACATGGGGGTGGGCGTGCGGGCGTGGTTCGGCAGCAGCAATGCCGGCCGCACCGACGTCCACTGACCGGCCCGCGACGCGGTCAGGTGAACCGAGCCCAGCGTGAACAGGGGCACGGCACCCGCGCACCTCCTCCTGGCATTCCCCGCATCCTGCGAATTCACTCGGTCCTCTGGCCCTGCTCCCGCGGCGGGCCCGGCAGGCCATGCACGCTGAGCGTCTCCAGGTTCAGGACCCGCCGTGATGCACCACGCGTGTGGCGCGCTCGGCAAGCGGACACCAGGCGTGCGGCCGTTGAGGTGAAGGGCAGGTGTGAGCCCAGTGGTGGTCACACGGACGTCACAATGACCTTGCCGCGCACCTCCGGACCTTCGGCGTACCGGTGCGCGTCCTGAATCTGCGTCAGGGGGTAGCTGCGGTCCACCGGCACCCGGAGCTGCCCCGTGCCGATCAGGTGCGCGAGCAGACTCAGGTCCTGGCCCCGCTCCCGGGTCTGCACCCCATAGAAGCGGGGGTGTCCGCCCGGGTGGGCGAGGGAACGCACTTCCGGCCACTGGGTGGGAATGGGCCGGACGCTGACCAGCACGCCGCGGGCGGTGAGGAGCGGGCGGGCGGCCGAGAGGGTCAGGCGCGGTGCGGCGTCGAGAATCACGTCCCACGCGGGGAAGGACGGTCCGTTCAGCTCGTCCGGCGTGCAGGTGTCGTCCGCGCCCAGGTCCCGGACGTACGGCTGCTTCTCCGGCCGCGCGACCCCGGTCACGTGGGCGCCGTACAGGCGAGCCAGCTGCACTGCGAATGACCCGATGCCGCCGGCGGCCCCGATCACCAGCACGCGGGCGCGCGGCTGGGTGTGGAGCGCCGCGCCGCGCCGCAGGCCCTGCAGCGCGGTGAGGCCCGACAGCGGCACGGCCGCGGCGTGCAGCAGGGACAGGCGCTCTGGTGCGCGGGCGACGCGCGACTGGCGCACCGCGACGTACTCGGCGGCGCCGCCGCCGCCGTGCCCGAGCAGGGCCATCACCGGGTCGCCCACGTGAAAGGCCGTCACCTGAGGGCCGCAGCGCACCACAACGCCCGCGACGTCGAAGCCCGGGGTGAAGGGGAGCCGCACGGCCAGGCGGAAGGGGCCCTGCCCGGCGCGCAGGCCGAGGTCCGTGCCGTTGATGCTGGACGCGTGCACGTGAATCAGCACCTCGTCGCGGGTGGCAGTGGGCCAGTCGGTTTCCTCGACGCGGAGCACCGACGGATCCCCGAAGGTGTGGAAGGTGGCGGAGCGCATGGGTAGTCCTCCTGAGCGTCAGTTGCTGATGGCGGGGGCCTGGCGGACGGGCGTGCCGGGGGCGAGCTGCGCCAGCATGAAGTGCGCCACGCTGGCCCGGGTCACGACCGGCCGGATGGTGCCGACCCTTCCGGAACGCACCGGCTTCACAGGCCCGTCGGTCAGGCGCGGGGCGCGGACGATGGTCCAGTCGAGCGTGCTGGCGCGGATGATGTCGGCGTGCCGGATGGCGTCATCCAGCACGCGTGGCTGCGTGAGCCGCAGCAGCGTCCGGATGAGGCGGTCGGGGACCGTCGGGGTGTCGCCCGGGTGCGGCACGCCCGCACCGGTCAGGGTGATCAGGCGGCGGACGCCGTGCTCGGCGAGTACCCGGGTGAGGTGCTGGGCGGCGAGCGTCATGGTGTCGTCGGGTGAGTGTGGCACCGGACCCAGCGCGCTCAGCACGGCCTCGCAGCCCTGCATGAGCTGCTGCAGGTCGCCCGCGTCGCGGGCGTCACCGGTGATGGCATGCAGGTGCGGGTGGGTGCGGTGCAGTCGGGTGGGATCGCGGGCGAGGACCCGCAGCGTGTGGCCCTGGTCGAGGGCGATGTCGATGAGGAGCCGTCCAGTTCGTCCTGTGCCGCCGAGCAGGGCCAGGTGCATAAGCGCCGCCTTTCTGAGGTGTACACTCCACTGTCCGGCGTGGAGCGGACTCGAGTATGCCAGAAAGTGAAGCGCATCAACAAATGGAGTGCCCGGGCGGTGAGGCGACCACCCCCGAGGCCGCCCTGCAGCTGTTCCAGGCGCGTTACGCGCTCCCCGTCGTGCGGGCGCTGCTCGACGGGCCCCTGCGCTTCACGGCGCTGCAGCAGCGCACCGCGGCGGCCAGCGCCACCACCCTCCACGCCCGGCTCCGGGACCTGCAGGACGCCGGCGTCATCCTGCACCACGAGGAGCGGTACGCCCTGACCGCCACCGGACACGAACTCCGCGGCGTGTTCGCCGCGCTCGTCCGCTTTCACGAGCAGCATCCGCAGCACGACCCTGCCCTGCTCCTGACGGCCTTGCAGCGCCGGTACGCGATGCGCATCATGCGCGAGCTGATGGCCGGTGCGCTCGGCTTCAACGCCTTGCAGCGCCGGGTGGACGCGGCGAGCCCCACCACGCTCCGGCGTCGCCTCGTGGACCTGGAACAGATGGGCCTGATTGACCGGACGGCGCACTCCTTGATGCCGCCCCGCACCACCTACGCCCACTCGGACGTCGGGCGGGACTTCAGTCCGGTGGTCGGACAGCTCGTGGTGTGGAGCCCATTGCTCGCCGCACCTCCAGCGGCGCCGCACGGCGAGGACCACGCACCTCTGCTGGAGCACGCCACCTGAACCGGGCCTGGGCACGACCTCCCCTCCCGGCGGTGACCCGGACCCACCCCCTCGTGTGACCGTATCAGGCGAGGTCAGGGGCAGCAATGCGGGTGGCCCGCCGCACCACGGGCCCTCCGGGCGGCACGTCCCCGTTCACGTCCCGAGGCGGTGACGTTGTTCCCTGTGCCAGCCGACCCGAGCCAACTCACCACCCTCAGGAACACCGTGACCAGAGCAGCCCGCCACGACCGGCACCCGCACCGTGCTGGAGCGGACCGGCACCGGAGCACGGACGGCCAGGCGCGCGGTGAACGGCGCCGGCGAGGAGGACACCTGGACAGGGCCGGGTTTGACGCGCGGGCGCTGGACTGCCTCAGCGAGCCGTTGGCTCCTTGGATCGTCGTCCAGCAGCGCACCGGCGCGTCCCGTCTGAACGGTGGAGCGCCTGGGGCCACAATTGCACCCCCTCCCCGAACCTGGCCTGACCCCGCTGGCCGTCAGCGCTCGCCGAAGTGGGCCTGGATGGCCTCCACGCTCTCCTCCACGGTCAGGACGGAGGTGTCCAGCCAGAACCCCAGGCGGGGGGTGGCCTCACGCAAGGCTCGGTCGAGGTCTTGAGGCGTCCACGCGCCGTAGCCGCGCTTGCCGCGCCCGGCTTCGCGGGCCATCACCACCTCCGGTGTAGGGCAGAGCACGACCAGCCGCAGCGGGTGGCCGGCATAGAGGGCGATCACGTCGGAGAGCACGGAACCGAGGATGACGTCCTGCACCACCACATCGAACCCGGCATCGGCATACGTCCGCGCCACCTGCGCGGCGAGCTGGTAGCGCAGCCGAAGTTGTGCTTCGGCGTCGGGCGGCGCGTCGGGCGTCATGTCGGCGCGGCCCGAGACGATCATGCGGCGGAACAGGTCGCCACGCACGTGCACGCCACGGGGGGACCGCTGCGCCAGGGCCTGCGCGACGCTGGACTTGCCGCTCGCCATGATGCCCGTGATGAGGGTGATGGGGATCGTGCCCATGCCCAACAGTAGCCTGGGAGGGGCCCCGATCGTCCAGGCAGTCCACCTCGTCCTCCGTTCCCGGCCGGTTGAGGTGCCCCTCCCCCCATCCCGACGCGCGGTTCAGCATGGGCCGGCAGGCGACCGGTCGCAGAGGCAGCGCACCCCTGCGTGCAGCCGGCACTGGACTCGTGTCGCGCTCAGGGCTCGTCCTGGCGCTCCTGTGCGGAAGGGGGGTACGTTCTGCGCCGGGGATCCGGAGCGCGTGGCGCTGTCGTTGGTCTGGTGGACCGTGCAGGCCGATCGTTCCCATTCTGGCGAGGCCCGTGGGGTCGCCTTGGTCCTCCATCCCCCGAGACAGGCGCACCTGACCTGCTTTCCTCTCCGCTGGTTCGGCGTCGGCGGAGGCGCCACCCGAAGGCATCCCAACGCGCTCAGGGGACGACCACGTGGAGGCTCCAGTGGAACATCGCGCCGTCGATGCTGATCCTCCCCAGCTGCGGGAGCGCCTGGCGTGGTCACGCCGCCACCGATGCGTTGGTTCCTGCTCGATGCAACGACCTCCAGCCCAGCAGTGTGTTCTTGGATACTTTACTTAGGATTCGGTGATCACGAGTGATGGTTCTGTCACTCCAGTTTCTGTAGCATTTTTGCGTCGGAACACCGCTTCTTCCTCGCCGTTCACGTCGTGCCGTCTCCTCCCTTCCGCTCAGGAATTGACCATTGACCTCAACCAAATGAAGCGCTTTCTGAACGAGCCCCGTTCAGATGGCTGGCGTTGCTGCATCACTTCTGTCGCGCTCACCCTCACCCCCTTCCGACGCCTGGCCGAGATGCAGGAGCATCGGCTGTCCGTATCCTTGTCCCTGCCGGCCGTCACGAGCGTGGCGACCGACCGAGGTGAGTCGCGTGGCGCGCTGGGCCTCCGGGCGCCGGTCCCACCCTCCTCCCCACTTCCTCTCCCCCTCGATTCAGGGTCGTGTCCGGCCTGCTGCCCTCCCGCGGAGTTGTGATGATGCCATTGTCGTTCGACGCGCCCCCTGCCGAGCTCTTTGCCCCGACGGTCCGGGCGTACTGCGCCGCCCTCCCGAACCATCACGTGGTGCTGGTGCTGCGTGACCGACAGGGCACCCGGACCTCCACCTGGGAGGCGGGCCGTCGCCTGTCGGGTGTGCCGTCCGCCACGGTCCCCTTCGGGCGGGAGCACGTGTCCGGCACGGTGACGCTGAGCGCTCAACCGGCGGACGGCACGCCGCTGGCCGTCGTGGCTCAGGGCCTGGCCGAACTGCTGGAGCGGGAACTCGGCTGGTACGCTCACCAGGCAGAGCTGATGGCGTCGCACCAGCAGTTGTCGGCGATGCTGCAGGCGGCCCCGCTGGCCGTGTACTCGGTCACGCTCGGCGGCCTGATCCGGCATTGGAACAAGGCGGCCGAACGTACCCTGGGGTACCCGCAGGCGGACGTGCTGGGGCGCGAGGTGCCGGACCCGCAGCTCGGCGCGGCCCTGTTGTCGCTGCGGCGGCACCTGGACGCCGGCCAGCCGGCGCCGGTGCAGCATGTCGAGCAGGTGGGGAAGGACGGTCAGGCGCGGCTCCTGGAGTTGAGTGCCGCGCCGTACCGACAGGGCGATGAAGTGCTGGGGCTGGTCGGGGTGGCCCGCGAAGTCACGGCGGATGAACAGCGGCTGCGTCACGCCGAGCAGCAGCGGTCGCTGCTCGAATCGGTGCTGGCGTTCGCGAACGACTCGGTGCTGATCACCGAAGCGGAACCCATTGATGGGACCGGGCCGCGGATCCTCTACGCCAACGAAGCGTTCACCCGCACCACCGGGTACACCCTGGAGGAGATTCTCGGCCGGACGCCCAGGCTCCTGCAGGGTCCACGGTCCGACCGCAAGGCGCTGGACCGCATCCGGGCGGCCCTCAAGGCCTGGCAGCCGGTCGAGGTGGAAGTGATCAACTACCGCAAGGACGGCACGCCCTTCTGGGTGGAGCTGAGCATCGCCCCGGTCGCGGATGAGCACGGCTGGTACACCCACTGGATTTCCATTCAGCGTGACGTCACCGAACGCAAAACGTCCGAGGTCCATCAGGAGCGCGAGCGCAACGCGGTGCTGGAACTCGCCGCGCGCAACGTGCCGCTCGCCGAGGTGCTCGTCCGGCTGATCGCCAGCCTCGAGCGCGCCTTCCCCGGGCATGAGGTGGCGATCATCCTGGCCGAGGCCCCGCAGCCGCTGCTGTATCCCGGAACGCGGCAGCACCACGCTCCGGCCTGGGCGCAGCCCGCCGCGCTGCAGGCCCTGCTGCGCTCCGGCAGCGCCTCGCCGGTGGCGCTCGGGTCCGCCGACACCCCGCAGTGGTGGGGTGTGACCGGCACCATTCAGGGCAGCCAGGAGCGCCAGCGCGGCGTGATCGCCCTGCTGTCCACCACCGGCGTCCGCCTCGGAGCGGAAGATCAGGCGCGGGTGGAGGCCGCCGCGCAGCTCGCGGGGCTGGTGATTGACCGCTACGACGCGCAGCGGAGCCTGGAACGCCAGGCGCTGCATGACTCGCTGACCGGCCTGCCCAACCGCCTGCATTTCGGTCAGGAGCTTGAACGCCGCATCGAGCAGGCCCGGCAGGGGCACACCCAGGTGGCGGTGGGGCTGATGGACCTCGACCGCTTCAAGCTGATCAACGACACCCTCGGGCACAGTGCCGGCGACCTGCTGCTCCAGCAGGTCGCCGCCCGGGTCCATCAGACGCTGCGGCCCGGCGACGGTCTGGCCCGGATGGGTGGCGACGAGTTCCTGCTGGCCTTCACCGGCCTCACCCATCCCGGGCAGCTGGAGCACCTGGCCGACCGCCTGATCAGCTCGCTGGAACAGCCGTTTCACGTGAACGAGCACGAGGTGTTCGTCCGGCCCAGCGTGGGGTTCAGCGTCTTCCCGGACGCGGGCCTGACGTCGGAGACGCTGCTCCAGCAGGCGGACGCGGCGATGTACCGGGCGAAACGTCGTGGGGGCGGCGTCTCGGTGTACACCCCGGATCCCAGCCGCGGGCCGTCGGTCGTCACGTTGGAGAGCGCCCTCAACCGGGCCCTGGAACGCGAGGAGTTCATCCTGCATTACCAGCCGCAGTTCGATGTGCCGTCCGGCCGGCTGCGCGGCATGGAGGCCCTCCTCCGGTGGCAGCATCCGGAGCTGGGGCTGGTCCCGCCGAGCGACTTCATTCCGCTGGCGGAGGTGACGGGCCTGATCGTCCCGATCGGTCGCTGGGTGATCGGCGAAGCTGCCCGGCAGGCCGTGGCGTGGTCGCGGCGGAGTCCGGGCCTGACGATGGCCGTGAACCTCTCGGCACGGCAGTTCGAGCAGCCGGACCTGATCGGCGACCTCCGCAACATCCTGCAGGCGTCCGGCCTGCCGGCCGCGCAGCTGGAACTCGAACTCACCGAGACGATGCTGATGCAGGCGGTGGAGGCGACCGGCACGCTCGAGCGGCTGAAGGACCTGGGGGTCCGGCTGGCGGTGGACGACTTCGGCACCGGCTATTCCAACCTGGCGTACCTGAAGCACTTCCCGATCGACACCCTGAAGATCGACCAGTCGTTCATTCAGAGCCTGGCGGGCGCGGGGCCGAACGATCCCCGGGACGAGGCGTTGATCAGCGCGGTCATCCAACTCGGGCACGCGCTGAACCTGAAGGTGCTGGCCGAGGGCGTGGAGCAGCCCGCCCAGCTGGCGTTTCTCGAAGCTCAGCAGTGCGATCAGGTTCAGGGCTACCTGCTGGGCCGACCGGCGCCCGCCGGGTCCATCTCGGCGTGGCTGGCCGCTGAACCGAGCCGGCTGGCCGACGGTGGCCGCGGCACACCCCACCCGTGACCGCCTGAGTGCACGTGAGCGAGGGGCGAAGGCGCACGACTGGCGCGACAAGGACTGTGTGGACGTGCCGCTCGTGGCGGGGAGGGGAAGCCTGAAGCCAGCCCAGGCTGCCTGCGAGACGCTCACCGCCCTGAGGAATCCACCATCCCAGCACCACCCTGTAGGACGGGGCACGTGCTGAAGTGCTGCAACAGCAGGCGTGAATCCGCAACGGCTCAGCGCGGGACACTGCGAGAATTCACCTGGTCTTTATGTGATGTGTGTTGCAGAGTTGAGTATGCCGAAGGCGCATCACCTGAACATTCTGGTCGTCGATGACAACCCAGCGGACGGGTATCTCCTCTCCAGCGTCTTCGACACGTTCGAGCCACGCCCCACCTGCACCGTGCTCACCTGTGGCGCGGCGGCGTTGACGGTGCTGCGCCAGCGGCACACCGAAGGGCGGGCACTCCCGGACCTGATGCTGCTGGATGTCAACCTGCCCCGACAGTCGGGCGTGGAGCTCCTCAAGCGCATCAAGGAGGATGTGAACCTGCGGCGACTGCCGGTCATCATGATGAGCACGGCGGACGACCCGGAGGAAATTCGCGCGTGCTACGCCAGCGGCGCCAACGCGTTTATCGTGAAACCCGTCGAGTACTCGCAGGTGGAGCGGCTGTACACGCGACTGCTGGCCTTCTGGAGCCAGGCGTATGTCCGGCTCCCGGAGCGCCCGGTGCACCTGGGGCCAGCCCCCCTCGAATCGCCGCACTGGCCGTGACCGCGCAACAGACAACCGCGCTCCAACCCCACGTTCCCTGGTGGTCGGGTGTGGGCCGTGGTGCCCTCAACGCAGGGGGCGGATGGCGGCGACCTGGCCGGCCGACATGCGGTGGTGACGGGCCAAGGACGTCAAGGGCACTCCGGTGTTCGTCGGCCGGCCAGGCCCTACACTGAGATCCGCCGCATGCGTTCTCCCCTCCACACACGATCCGCCACGCCTCCACGGCTGCCGGACCCCCAGCGCCGCAGGGCGGCGTACCTGCTGACGTTGGGGCTGTCCGTGCTGGCGCTGCTGGTGCGGTTCGCGCTCAACCCGCTGTTGGACGGCAGCTCCCCGTTCCTGTTCTCCCTGCTGGCCGTGACCGCCGCCGCGTTCCTGGCGGGCTTCCGTGCGGGCGTGTGTGCGGTGCTGATCAGTGCCGTCGGCGTGAACTTCCTGGTGACGCAACCGGCGTTCCAGTTCAACATCCACCTGCCTCCCCATGAGGTGAGAAGCTTGTTGGTGTTCGTGCTGGTCGGCGTCGCGGTCAGCTGGCTCGGCTCGCACCGACTGTCGGCCTTGAGGCGCGCGGAGCACGCGCGGCTGGCGTTGGCGGAGCGTGAAGCGCAGTTTCGCGCGCTGTCGGACAACCTGCCGGGCACCATGCTGTATCAGGCGGAGCGTCAGCCGGGAGGCCAGACCCGCTTCGTGTACGTCAGCGCCAATGTTGAGCGGCTCAACGGGGTCACTGCCGAGCAGGTGTATGCGGATTCCACGCTGCTGTTCCAGCGGATTCTCCCGGACCACCTCTCGTCGGTCCTCGCGGCCGAGGAGCACGCGGTCCGCACCAAAACGGCGTTCGCGGTGGAGGTCCCGTTCCGGCAGCCGAACGGTGAGGTCCGCTGGATGCACCTGAGCTCCCAGGCGCGCGTTCTGCCGGATGGACGGGAGGTGTGGGATGGCGTGCAGCACGACGTGACGGACCGGCATGCCGCTCAGGAGGAACTGCGGAACGTCAACGTGCAGCTGGAGCTGCGGGTGCAGGAGCGCACCCGGCAACTCGAGCGCTCGAACCAACAGCTCGCGCAGTTCACCCACATCGCTTCCCATGACCTGAAAGCGCCGGTCCGGACGGTGATCAGTTCCCTGCAGCTGCTTGAGCGCCGCAGCGGCGCGCTGTTGGACGAGCGGGCCCGGACGTACCTGCGCATGACGCTTCAGGCGGCGGACCGCATGCATCAGTTGGTTGACGATCTCCTGACGTACGGGATGGTGGGCCAGGAACGGTCTCGGGTACGGGTGGAGGCGCAGCAGGTGCTGGAGGACGTCCTGCACGACCTGAGCAGCAGCCTGCAGGCGCAGGGCGCGTCGGTGCATGCGGCCCCGCTGCCGGCGGTGATGGCAAACGCCACGCAGCTGCGTCAGGTGTTCTCCAACCTCGTGGGAAACGCGTTGAAGTTTACGGTTCCGGGACAGCCTCCGGACCTCGCCATTCAAGCCACGCAGGAGGGCGCAGCCGTGCATTTCACCGTCTCGGACAACGGCATTGGCATCGCCCCGGAGGACCACGAACGGGTGTTCGAGGTGCTGCAGCGCCTGCACACGCGTGAGCGCTACGAAGGGACCGGCATGGGCCTGGCGATCGTGCGGAAGATCGTCGAGGAGCACCACGGTCGCCTCTGGGTGCAGAGCGAGCTCGGGCAGGGCAGCACGTTTCACTTCACGTTGCCTGCCGCCGCGCCCACCGAATGACGCGAGCAACCAGGTGACGGTGCCGAGGGTCAGACGCGCCCAAGGCACGTGAGCCGCACGCCTCCCGCCGTCGCTCGGCAGGCCTGCGTCAAAGGCCGTGGCCAGCGGGGCCGCGGGGACATCGTCACTGGTTCGCTGGCCGCTGACTCGACGGCCATGCTGGTCTCAGGGAACGGGTGCGCACCGTGTGGAAGCAGACCCCACCAGCGTCGGCAGCGCTGCCGTCTGGAGCGCGGGTCAGCGGAGCCGGCGGCTCACCGCGTCCGGGTCCTCCGGGCGGGCGAACAGGAGCCCCTGCGCTTCCTCGCACCCGAGCGCGAGCAGCGCCGCCCGCTGCGCTTCGGTCTCCACTCCCTCGGCCACCACCTGCATCCCCACCTGGCGGGCCAGCGTCACGATCGCCCGGATGATCTCCGCCTCGGTGCCGCCGGGATGGACCAGGTCGCGCACGAAGGACCGGTCGACCTTCACCACCTGCGCCGGCAGCGCCCGCAGGTAACTGAGGCTGCTGTACCCGGTGCCGAAGTCGTCGACCGCGATGCGCACGCTCAGGCGCGCAGCGCCTCGAGCCGCGCGGCGGTGCCGTGGACGTCCTGCATGGCGCTCCCTTCGGTCACTTCCAGCTCCAGCAGCGGGGGTTGATCTTCCCGAACGTGCCGGTGGGCGCCGCCCGCCGGCCGAGGGGCGGGCGGGGGTGTCACCCCAGGGCGGCCGCAGGTGCCCGCCCGTCCGGCGCGGCGGGCAGCGTGAACGTAAAGGTGCTGCCGTGCCCTGGGCGGCTGTCGACCGTGATGCGCCCGCCGTACGCCTCGGCGATCCGCTTGCAGGCGGCCAGGCCGATGCCGGTGCCGGCCACCTCGTCCTGGCGGTGCAGCCGCTGGAACACCGTGAAGATGCGCTCGTGGAACTGAGGGTCGATGCCCTGGCCGTTGTCCGTCACGTCAATCCGGACCTCGCTTCCCTCCCGTCGCCCGCTGACGTGCACGGACCCTGGCACCTCAGCGCGGCGGTACCGGACGGCGTTGAGGATCAGATTGAACAGCAGCTGCCGCACCGGCAGATGATCGGCGAGCACCACCGGCAGCGGGTCGCTCGTGACCTGCACGGCGGCCGCACTGATCTCCTCCTGCAGGTCGGCGAGCACTTCAGCGAGCACCTGGTTCGGGTCGATGTCACGCTGCTGTGGCGGCGTCTGCGCCAGGCGGGCGTACTGCAGCAGGTCGTCGATGAGGGTCTTCATCCGCCCACTGGCGTTCACGATGTGCTGCAGCATCACCCGCGAGCGGTCATCGAGCGCCACGCCCGCGCGGCGGTCCAGCAGCTGCGCGAAGCTCATGATGCTGCGCAGCGGCGTCTGCAGGTCATGCGAGGCGATGGCCGCGAACTGCTCGAGTTCCGTGTTGGCGCGCGCGAGCGCGGCGCGGGCGCGCTCCAGCTCGGTCACGTCGACCGTCACGCCCACCACGCTCCGAACGGCGCCGCGCGCGTCGTGCAGCGGGTTCAGGCGCATCAGGAACACCTCCGCGCCGTCCGTCACCCGGCCTTCGGCCCGCTCGCCGCGCAGCGCCGCCCGGAACAACGGCAGCGCCTCCGGGGACGCGGCGTACACGTCGAAGGCGCTGCGGCCCAGCAGCTCGCCTCGTTGCCCGCCTTGGCCGCGTCCTTCGCAGAAGGTGAAGGTCCCCGCGGCGTCAAGCGAGAACAGCAGCACCGGCGCGTGACGCGTGACCAGTTCGAGCCGCTCCTGCCCGTCGCGCAGCGCGGCCTCCCGGGCCTGCAGCACCTGCCCGGTGACGGTGAAGTCCTGCGCGAGATCGTCGAGCTCCCGGATGTCGCTCGCGGGGAGCCGCTGTGGCAGGTGGCCACGGGCGAGCTGCGCCGACGCGACCGACAGCTGCCGCAGGGTGACGGTCACGCGCGACGCGGCCCGCACGGCGGACGTGACCGCCAGGGCGATGGCGAGCAACAGGCCGGCGACCGTGACGAGCAGCGCCTGCTGCGCGCTGACGCTGCTCATGACGTCCAGGCGCTGTTGCACCTGCAGTTCGTCCGCCTGGAAGCGCGCGATGATCCGGCGGGCGTCGTCGATGAGTGCCTTGCCGCGGCCGGTCCGGACCATTTGCGCGGCGCGGGCCGGGTCGAGGCGCTCGACCTGCACTTCCCGCCCGCCGCCCTGGCGTTCCCACTCACTGATCCGCGCTTCGAGGGTGTTCAGCTGCGGCAGCGGCATCGTCCGGCCGGCAGGGTCCTGGCTGCTGAGCGCCTGCCGCAGCGCCGCCAGATCCTGCGGCAGGCGGACCTTCGCCTGGTGGTACGGTTCAAGGTAGCTCTGCTGGTGCGTGATCAGGTAGCCGCGCTGACCGGTTTCCAGGTCGATGACGTCGTTGAGGATGGTCTGGAGGAGCGTGAGGTTCACCTGGGCGTCGCGGGCGAGGGCGGCGGTGTGCACGGTGGTGCGCACCGACCACGCGACGGTGAGCGTCACGGCCAGCGCGAGCAGCAGGGGGAGCAGCAGGGGCCGCAGGAACGCCGAGCGCACCGTCACCGGGCGGCGGGAGCCGGGATCAGCGGCGAGCGGCGGAAGCAGTCGGCGGCGCATGGGCACGGTCATCGTGCCACAGGCGGGGCCGACGAAGCGTACGATGTGCGGTCCTGGGGGCTGGAGTGAGCGCCGCAGGGGGAGTACGGTTCCGTGCCTCCTGAGGAGGTGCTGGGCACGCTCCCCTGAACCGGAGGTTGACCCACCCTCCGAACGATGAGCGTCGCAGGTCACCCGCAGCGGAGACCCACATTCACGGCTGAAAACGCCGCCGGGCGGCAAGCGTGCCCTGCTGGCCCGCGCGGCGACACGACGTGCCACGGTGATCGCTCCCGCGCGGCCGGTCGGAGGGCCGTCAACTTTCGTCCCGTTCCCGTTTGCGCCGTGGTCCGTCCGGACGCCCGCGTCCCCAGACCGGTCCTTCCACCGCAGCCACACTTGCTTGATCGGGTGCGGCAAGGACCGACCACATCGAGCTGCAGGATGCCGTGGCCGTACCGGTAGTCGGCACGCTCGTGGACGTGCACGTGACTGACCAGGGCCCCTCGCGCTTTCTGGTCGATACTGGCGCGAACGTGGTGAGTGTGCACGCCCGGGTGGCCCGCGTCCTGCGACTGCCGGTGCTCCAGCAGCTCTATTCACGAAGCGTGCTGGAGAGCAACACCCTGCGGCGGGAGCAGGTACGCTTGCGAAAAAAGTGTCGTGGGGGAGCCAGCGCTCGGTGGGGATGGCGTCCTTGGGTTCACTGTGTTTCGGGAGAGGCTGCTGACGCTCGACCTGCACGGCCAGCGGCGACCCTGGCAAGCTGGAGCGCTGCCGGCAGCC
This window encodes:
- a CDS encoding EAL domain-containing protein encodes the protein MRIAVDDFGTGYSSLSYLRALPAQVVKVDRSFVRDLVHPGGTEAEIIRAIVTLARQVGMQVVAEGVETEAQRAALLALGCEEAQGLLFARPEDPDAVSRRLR
- a CDS encoding sensor histidine kinase; translation: MRSPLHTRSATPPRLPDPQRRRAAYLLTLGLSVLALLVRFALNPLLDGSSPFLFSLLAVTAAAFLAGFRAGVCAVLISAVGVNFLVTQPAFQFNIHLPPHEVRSLLVFVLVGVAVSWLGSHRLSALRRAEHARLALAEREAQFRALSDNLPGTMLYQAERQPGGQTRFVYVSANVERLNGVTAEQVYADSTLLFQRILPDHLSSVLAAEEHAVRTKTAFAVEVPFRQPNGEVRWMHLSSQARVLPDGREVWDGVQHDVTDRHAAQEELRNVNVQLELRVQERTRQLERSNQQLAQFTHIASHDLKAPVRTVISSLQLLERRSGALLDERARTYLRMTLQAADRMHQLVDDLLTYGMVGQERSRVRVEAQQVLEDVLHDLSSSLQAQGASVHAAPLPAVMANATQLRQVFSNLVGNALKFTVPGQPPDLAIQATQEGAAVHFTVSDNGIGIAPEDHERVFEVLQRLHTRERYEGTGMGLAIVRKIVEEHHGRLWVQSELGQGSTFHFTLPAAAPTE
- a CDS encoding sensor histidine kinase, producing the protein MTVPMRRRLLPPLAADPGSRRPVTVRSAFLRPLLLPLLLALAVTLTVAWSVRTTVHTAALARDAQVNLTLLQTILNDVIDLETGQRGYLITHQQSYLEPYHQAKVRLPQDLAALRQALSSQDPAGRTMPLPQLNTLEARISEWERQGGGREVQVERLDPARAAQMVRTGRGKALIDDARRIIARFQADELQVQQRLDVMSSVSAQQALLVTVAGLLLAIALAVTSAVRAASRVTVTLRQLSVASAQLARGHLPQRLPASDIRELDDLAQDFTVTGQVLQAREAALRDGQERLELVTRHAPVLLFSLDAAGTFTFCEGRGQGGQRGELLGRSAFDVYAASPEALPLFRAALRGERAEGRVTDGAEVFLMRLNPLHDARGAVRSVVGVTVDVTELERARAALARANTELEQFAAIASHDLQTPLRSIMSFAQLLDRRAGVALDDRSRVMLQHIVNASGRMKTLIDDLLQYARLAQTPPQQRDIDPNQVLAEVLADLQEEISAAAVQVTSDPLPVVLADHLPVRQLLFNLILNAVRYRRAEVPGSVHVSGRREGSEVRIDVTDNGQGIDPQFHERIFTVFQRLHRQDEVAGTGIGLAACKRIAEAYGGRITVDSRPGHGSTFTFTLPAAPDGRAPAAALG